One genomic window of Halolamina sediminis includes the following:
- the nikR gene encoding nickel-responsive transcriptional regulator NikR, with product MTVVSVSMPEELLERIDTFSEEHGYTGRSEVIREAARNLLGEFEDRRLEDRDLMAVVTVLFEYETTSVEERMMQLRHEHEGLVASNFHSHVGERHCMELFVLEGNLEEVSTFVGKIRATRDTLTVDYSVTPVDGFDPASGLGPLSGHSEAEDGESGSDAADDTGHDH from the coding sequence ATGACCGTCGTCAGCGTCTCGATGCCCGAGGAACTGCTCGAGCGAATCGACACGTTCTCCGAGGAACACGGCTACACGGGTCGCAGCGAGGTGATCCGGGAGGCCGCCCGGAACCTCCTCGGCGAGTTCGAGGACCGCCGGCTGGAGGACCGCGACCTCATGGCCGTCGTCACCGTGCTGTTCGAGTACGAGACCACGAGCGTCGAGGAGCGCATGATGCAGTTGCGCCACGAGCACGAGGGGCTGGTGGCCTCGAACTTCCACTCCCACGTCGGCGAGCGCCACTGCATGGAGCTGTTCGTGCTGGAGGGGAACCTCGAGGAAGTCTCGACGTTCGTCGGCAAGATTCGGGCGACCCGGGACACGCTCACCGTCGACTACTCCGTCACGCCCGTCGACGGGTTCGACCCTGCGTCGGGGCTGGGGCCCCTCTCGGGCCACAGCGAGGCCGAGGACGGTGAATCGGGGAGTGATGCTGCGGACGACACCGGCCACGACCACTGA
- a CDS encoding amidohydrolase family protein: MDTLVTNGTLLTMRGEKLGIVDDGVVAIENGRISYVGPAAEGPDPSDTDDHVDAEGGVVMPGLVNAHTHMAHTLLRGGAQDVPEIEWMNRALGPLSAHADEGDRVAGTRLGVLEAVRAGATTICEYAGEVGTLVEAVYQPLGVDVVAVETINEVPDERGDLGPRERYPFDREQGKAALARADRLFERFGDEPLVTPAYGPQALDMVSPELLETVQQHAHERGAKLHLHTAQGEREAIQIEERYGTDESTVSVLDDLGVVDESLVAVHCHGATPDERRRLAEGGAAMLGCPSSIAAIDGIVPPVAEFREYGAPVGIGTDQAPGPGHHSVFREARTAATLSKVERTDPTALTAPEALRLATVGGAEALGIDDEVGTLEAGTRADLLVVETDQLSTAPAVESPLHTAVPNLVYSTTGREVRDVFVAGEPILRDGAFVDADPEAAVAVATERAQALYERASEDWRAADPELVGAVDDGWL, encoded by the coding sequence ATGGACACGCTCGTCACGAACGGAACGCTGCTCACGATGCGGGGCGAGAAGCTCGGAATCGTCGACGATGGGGTCGTCGCAATCGAGAACGGCCGGATCAGCTACGTGGGTCCGGCAGCCGAGGGGCCGGACCCGAGCGACACGGACGACCACGTCGACGCCGAAGGTGGCGTCGTCATGCCCGGGCTGGTGAACGCCCACACCCACATGGCCCACACGCTGCTCCGCGGCGGCGCACAGGACGTGCCCGAGATCGAGTGGATGAACCGCGCGCTCGGGCCGCTGTCGGCTCACGCCGACGAGGGCGACCGCGTCGCCGGCACGCGACTCGGCGTGCTGGAGGCGGTCCGCGCCGGCGCGACGACGATCTGTGAGTACGCCGGCGAAGTGGGGACGCTCGTCGAAGCGGTGTACCAACCCCTCGGCGTCGACGTAGTCGCCGTCGAGACCATCAACGAGGTGCCCGACGAGCGCGGCGATCTCGGACCCCGAGAGCGCTACCCGTTCGACCGCGAGCAGGGGAAGGCGGCGCTGGCCCGCGCGGACCGACTGTTCGAGCGGTTCGGCGACGAGCCGCTCGTGACGCCCGCCTACGGGCCGCAGGCGCTGGATATGGTGTCGCCCGAACTCCTCGAGACGGTCCAGCAGCACGCCCATGAGCGCGGTGCGAAGCTCCACCTCCACACCGCGCAGGGCGAGCGGGAGGCGATCCAGATCGAGGAGCGCTACGGCACGGACGAGTCGACGGTGTCGGTGCTCGACGATCTGGGGGTCGTCGACGAGTCGCTCGTAGCGGTGCACTGCCACGGCGCGACGCCCGACGAACGCCGGCGGCTCGCGGAAGGCGGTGCGGCGATGCTCGGCTGCCCGTCCTCGATTGCGGCGATCGACGGGATCGTGCCCCCCGTGGCGGAGTTCCGGGAGTACGGCGCCCCCGTCGGGATCGGCACCGATCAGGCACCCGGGCCGGGCCACCACTCGGTATTTCGCGAGGCCCGCACCGCGGCGACGCTCTCGAAAGTCGAGCGGACCGACCCGACGGCGCTCACCGCGCCCGAGGCGCTGCGGCTCGCCACCGTCGGCGGCGCCGAGGCGCTCGGGATCGACGACGAGGTGGGAACGCTCGAAGCAGGGACGCGGGCGGACCTGCTCGTCGTGGAGACGGACCAGCTCTCGACCGCGCCCGCGGTCGAGTCGCCGCTGCACACGGCGGTGCCGAACCTCGTCTACTCGACGACCGGGCGGGAGGTCCGGGACGTGTTCGTCGCCGGCGAACCGATCCTGCGGGACGGGGCGTTCGTCGACGCCGACCCCGAGGCGGCCGTCGCGGTGGCCACCGAACGGGCGCAGGCGCTGTACGAGCGCGCGAGCGAGGACTGGCGCGCCGCGGATCCCGAGCTAGTCGGAGCCGTCGACGACGGCTGGCTCTGA
- a CDS encoding DsbA family oxidoreductase, with translation MSESEGVADTDVEADEVVVFSDYVCPFCYLGRASLAQYREGRDAPLAVEWHPFDLRGHKRDENREIRNDVDDGKDEDYFEQVRENVERLSEQYDVALDIDAVPDTDSWSAQQAAFYVREEHPEQFEAFDDALFEAFWDDHRDIGDTDVIADVAESAGLDSEEIRKAATDEEWADRLEAQFQSARDRGVTGVPTFAADGHAARGAVPPEQLERLIEG, from the coding sequence ATGTCCGAATCAGAGGGCGTCGCTGACACCGACGTCGAGGCCGACGAGGTAGTGGTGTTCAGCGACTACGTCTGTCCGTTCTGCTATCTGGGTCGCGCGTCGCTGGCACAGTACCGCGAGGGTCGCGACGCACCGCTGGCGGTGGAGTGGCACCCCTTCGACCTCCGGGGACACAAGCGCGACGAGAACCGCGAAATCCGCAATGACGTCGACGACGGGAAGGACGAGGACTACTTCGAGCAGGTTCGGGAGAACGTCGAGCGCCTGAGCGAGCAGTACGACGTGGCCCTCGACATCGACGCGGTGCCCGACACCGACTCCTGGAGCGCCCAGCAGGCGGCGTTCTACGTTCGCGAGGAACACCCCGAGCAGTTCGAGGCGTTCGACGACGCGCTGTTCGAAGCGTTCTGGGACGACCACCGCGACATCGGCGACACCGACGTGATCGCCGACGTCGCCGAGTCGGCCGGCCTCGACAGCGAGGAGATCCGCAAGGCGGCGACCGACGAGGAGTGGGCCGACCGGCTCGAAGCGCAGTTCCAGAGCGCCCGCGACCGTGGCGTCACCGGCGTGCCGACGTTCGCCGCCGACGGCCACGCCGCCCGCGGCGCGGTGCCGCCCGAGCAGCTCGAGCGCCTGATCGAGGGTTGA
- the mutS gene encoding DNA mismatch repair protein MutS, with protein MSQGIVEEFLSLKAETDADLLLMQCGDFYELFADDAETVADELDLTISQKSSHGSSYPMAGVPLSELTPYLTALVERGYRVAVADQFDAEDGSKYREITRLASPGTLVETTDDDAQYLAAVVEGQSGEYGLAFADITTGRFLVTAVDGADAASAELYRFSPTELLPGPGVRNDDALLSRLQERLDATHTLRPSDEFGAGRARHRVRERFGESTLESIGLDDDSPAVQAAGAILAYVEDTGLGVSAAMSRLQHYRPDDHLDLDATTQRNLELVETMQGGSEGSLFDTIDATVSSPGRRLLREWLTRPRRDQELLARRHDAVESLASAALAREALRDCLDDAYDLERLASRAASGSADAGDLLAVTQTLAVLPALEDAIDDTPLATSPLPEVLAKPDRAAAADLRDDLDAAIREDPPKTVTQGGIFREGYDDELDELIERHEELERFLDTLADREKRQHGLSHVTVDRNKTDGYYIQVGKSVADQVPEHYREVKTLKNSKRFVTEELEEKEREIMRVEEARGELEYELFEELRERVAARAELLQDAGRAIAEVDALASLADHAARNDWTRPELTDGDALHVEAGRHPVVETTTEFVPNDLHLDRDRRFLIVTGPNMSGKSTYMRQAALITLLAQAGSFVPARAAEVGLVDGIYTRVGALDELAQGRSTFMVEMQELSNILHSATEDSLVILDEVGRGTATYDGISIAWAATEYLHNEVRAKTLFATHYHELTTLADHLDGVANVHVAVDGEPGEENDVTFLRTVRDGPTDRSYGIHVADLAGVPGPVVDRAGDVLDRLREDKAIEARGSGGDGEPKQAVFDLSSGSFAGATSADEPGGGAADATPETVGDGGGNVEGEPVDPEAADVLDELDGTNVAEISPIELMQRVEEWQSRLED; from the coding sequence ATGTCGCAGGGAATCGTCGAGGAGTTCCTCTCTCTGAAGGCCGAGACCGACGCGGATCTGCTGTTGATGCAGTGTGGCGACTTCTACGAGCTGTTCGCCGACGACGCCGAGACCGTCGCCGACGAGCTCGACCTCACGATCTCCCAGAAGTCCTCCCACGGCTCCTCCTACCCGATGGCGGGGGTGCCGCTCTCGGAGCTCACCCCCTACCTGACCGCACTGGTCGAGCGGGGCTACCGCGTCGCCGTCGCCGACCAGTTCGACGCCGAGGACGGCTCGAAGTACCGCGAGATCACCCGGCTCGCGTCGCCGGGCACGCTCGTCGAGACCACCGACGACGACGCCCAGTATCTCGCCGCGGTCGTGGAGGGGCAATCCGGCGAGTACGGCCTCGCGTTTGCTGACATCACCACGGGCCGCTTCCTCGTCACGGCCGTCGACGGCGCCGACGCCGCGAGCGCCGAACTCTACCGGTTCTCCCCCACCGAACTCCTCCCCGGCCCCGGCGTTCGCAACGACGACGCCCTGCTCTCGCGGCTGCAGGAACGCCTCGACGCCACCCACACGCTGCGTCCGAGCGACGAGTTCGGGGCCGGCCGCGCGCGCCACCGCGTCCGCGAGCGGTTCGGCGAATCAACGCTCGAGAGCATCGGTCTCGACGATGACTCCCCCGCCGTGCAGGCTGCGGGCGCGATTCTCGCGTACGTCGAGGACACCGGCCTCGGCGTCTCGGCGGCGATGAGCCGGCTCCAGCACTACCGCCCCGACGACCACCTCGACCTCGACGCGACCACCCAGCGCAACCTCGAACTGGTCGAGACGATGCAGGGCGGCAGCGAGGGGTCGCTGTTCGACACCATCGACGCCACGGTCTCCTCGCCCGGCCGACGCCTGCTGCGGGAGTGGCTCACGCGCCCCCGCCGCGATCAGGAACTACTCGCCCGCCGCCACGATGCGGTCGAGTCGCTCGCCTCGGCCGCGCTCGCTCGCGAAGCCCTGCGGGACTGCCTCGACGACGCCTACGACCTCGAACGGCTGGCGTCGCGGGCCGCTTCCGGCTCTGCCGACGCGGGCGACCTGCTCGCGGTAACCCAGACGCTCGCGGTGCTGCCCGCGCTGGAGGACGCGATCGACGACACGCCGCTTGCGACCTCGCCGCTGCCGGAGGTGCTCGCGAAGCCCGACCGCGCGGCCGCCGCCGACCTCCGGGACGACCTCGACGCGGCGATCCGCGAGGACCCGCCGAAGACCGTCACGCAGGGCGGGATCTTCCGTGAGGGGTACGACGACGAGCTCGACGAGCTGATCGAGCGCCACGAGGAGCTGGAGCGGTTCCTCGATACGCTCGCCGACCGGGAAAAACGCCAGCACGGGCTCTCACACGTCACCGTCGATCGGAACAAGACCGACGGCTACTACATCCAAGTCGGCAAGAGCGTCGCCGACCAGGTGCCCGAACACTACCGCGAGGTGAAGACGCTCAAGAACTCCAAGCGGTTCGTCACCGAGGAGCTGGAGGAGAAAGAGCGGGAGATCATGCGCGTCGAGGAGGCCCGCGGGGAACTGGAGTACGAGCTGTTCGAGGAGCTCCGCGAACGCGTCGCCGCCCGCGCCGAACTCCTGCAGGACGCCGGGCGCGCGATCGCCGAGGTCGACGCGCTGGCCTCGCTGGCGGACCACGCCGCGCGCAACGACTGGACCCGCCCCGAACTCACCGACGGCGACGCGCTGCACGTCGAGGCCGGCCGCCACCCCGTCGTCGAGACCACGACGGAGTTCGTCCCGAACGACCTCCACCTCGACCGCGATCGGCGGTTCCTGATCGTCACGGGGCCGAACATGAGCGGGAAGTCGACGTACATGCGACAGGCCGCGCTGATCACTCTTTTGGCGCAGGCCGGCAGCTTCGTCCCTGCCCGAGCCGCCGAAGTCGGCCTCGTCGACGGGATCTACACCCGCGTCGGCGCGCTGGACGAGCTCGCACAGGGGCGCTCGACGTTCATGGTCGAGATGCAGGAGCTCTCGAACATCCTCCACTCGGCGACCGAGGACTCGCTCGTGATTCTCGACGAGGTGGGGCGCGGGACGGCGACGTACGACGGCATCTCGATCGCGTGGGCCGCGACAGAGTACCTCCACAACGAGGTCCGGGCGAAGACCCTCTTCGCGACCCACTACCACGAACTCACGACGCTCGCGGACCACCTCGACGGGGTGGCGAACGTCCACGTCGCGGTCGACGGCGAGCCGGGCGAGGAGAACGACGTCACGTTCCTCCGGACGGTTCGGGACGGCCCGACCGACCGCTCCTACGGGATCCACGTCGCCGACCTCGCGGGCGTGCCCGGCCCCGTGGTCGACCGCGCGGGCGACGTGCTCGACCGCCTGCGCGAGGACAAGGCCATCGAGGCTCGCGGCTCGGGCGGCGACGGCGAGCCAAAACAGGCCGTCTTCGACCTGAGTTCGGGCAGCTTCGCGGGCGCGACGAGTGCCGACGAACCGGGCGGGGGAGCGGCCGACGCGACCCCGGAAACTGTTGGCGACGGTGGCGGGAACGTCGAGGGTGAGCCAGTCGATCCCGAGGCCGCCGACGTGCTCGACGAACTCGACGGAACCAACGTCGCGGAGATCTCGCCGATCGAACTGATGCAGCGCGTCGAGGAGTGGCAGTCCCGGCTGGAGGACTGA